The proteins below come from a single Caenibius sp. WL genomic window:
- a CDS encoding group II truncated hemoglobin, whose amino-acid sequence MASQPQQGATPYDLIGGAPVIRRIVDRFYDLMDQDPAYAELRALHAPDLGPMRHSLSGFLNAWAGGPRDWFEENPGKCMMSAHKGIAIAPATAAQWAEAMNRAIADCEPENRELGAEMADMLNRMARAMGARS is encoded by the coding sequence ATGGCAAGCCAGCCCCAGCAAGGCGCGACCCCTTATGACCTGATCGGCGGCGCGCCCGTTATCCGGCGCATCGTGGACCGGTTCTACGATCTGATGGATCAGGATCCGGCCTATGCCGAATTGCGCGCGCTGCACGCCCCCGACCTGGGGCCGATGCGCCATTCGCTATCCGGCTTTCTCAACGCGTGGGCAGGCGGCCCGCGCGACTGGTTCGAGGAAAACCCCGGCAAATGCATGATGAGTGCGCACAAAGGGATTGCCATCGCACCAGCCACCGCCGCGCAATGGGCCGAGGCGATGAACCGCGCGATTGCCGATTGCGAGCCGGAAAACCGGGAACTGGGCGCGGAAATGGCCGATATGCTCAACCGCATGGCCCGCGCCATGGGTGCGCGCAGCTGA